The DNA window GGACCTTCTCGGCAAGGCAGCATCCCTGCCACTGTCGGTACTTCTGGGCGGAGTGCAGCAGGAGGAACTGTCGGTACTGAACTTCGTGAAAATGGACACCCCGGACGCCATGCGTGCGAGATGCGACGAGTTCTACGACGCCGGTCATCGTCAGGTTCAGATCAAGGTCGGCGGCAACTGGCGCGAGGACGTCGAGCGTATTACGACCGTATGGGAAAGTGCTCAACGGTTCGACACGGTGATCGTCGATGCGAACACATGGTGGACCCCCAGGGAAGCGCGGCTGGTGCTCAAGGCTGTATCCGACCTCGATATTCACATCGAACAGCCCTGTAACACAATGGAATCCAACCTTTCCGTTCGGCGCGCAACGGAGTTTCCCTTCATTCTCGATGAAGCGCTCGATTCGTTGGACGCACTCGAACGCGCTCATTCGCTTGATGGATTCGATGCCGCCGGACTCAAAATGAGTCGGTTCGGGGGACTGTCGGGTGTCAAGGACGCGCGAGACATGTGCGTGCGCTGGGGTAAGCCGGTGAACATCGATGACATGTCCGGCGGTGAGATCATCGCAGCAACAACCGCGCACCTGGCGGCGAGTACGCCGGCGAAATATGTCGTGACCACGTCGCTGAACACGACCTACGTGAACGAGAGCATTGCGTCAGGGTTGTTCAGCGCAGGCGGTCGAGCGAAAGCCCCGGCGGGGCCCGGCCTCGGCTTGGAGATCGACGAAGCTGCCCTCGGTACCCCGATCACAATGTGAACGAGGGCACGAGCGGGGTGCCGACACAGGTTTGCTGTCGGTACCCCGGGTTGATTCCGGAAACCGCCGTCACCCCCGCGGTGTCACCGACCGGTCCGTGGTTTTGCCATGCTCGTTGCTCTGCAGTTCCCTCAGGTAATTGTAAATAGTGAACCTCGAGCATTCGAGATAGGTCGCGACGGTTTCGACCGAATCGCGCAACAGGAACAGGCCACGTCCCTCGAGGGCTGCCACGACCTGCATCTTGTGCTCCTTCTTCATCAACTCGACGGGAATGCCGACATCGGCTATCGCACCGTCGAGCAGTTGAGTGGCCAGCGAGTCGACGTCCTGTGCGAAGTGCTCACCTGCCTTCGTGATGGGACTGACGGCCTCCGGTGTCGGCTCGACGGGCACCTCGACCGGTGCCGCGGCAGATAGGTCGGCACGCGCGGACGGCACGGTTGCAGGTACCGATACCAGTCCAGTGGTCGGTCGGCCCGCCCCGAAGAGGCTGTCGACGAGAGATCGGACGCTGTACCAGGCCGTCATGTCCACGTTGAGGCACAGCGCGGCCAGTCTGGCACCCTTGCTGTCGCGAACGATGAGCGTGGTCGACCGGACCTGACGCCCATCGGGCAGCCGAGTTTCGTAACCGGACAACACATCCGGAGAGCTCTCTTGCCGAAGCTGCTGGAGCAGAACGTCGGTGGGAGGGTCACCGATTTCGCGGCTGGTGACGTCCCCGAAGACTCCGACGATCGTGGCGGGAAGCCGCTGAAGATCGTGTATGACCACTTCCGAGTTGCTGGGAAACAGCGTCACAAGTTGTTCTGCCAGGGTCAGCAGAAACGCGATCGTGGTTTCCGATTCCCCAGAGCTCAGGGACGTGGCCGTCGGAGATGGGCCGGATTCATTGATGTCTTCCACATTCGTCATGAAACTCAGTGCCTCTATCCCGTTCATCGTTGGACGATGCGCACACGGCCGG is part of the Rhodococcus sovatensis genome and encodes:
- a CDS encoding mandelate racemase/muconate lactonizing enzyme family protein, whose translation is MKITGIRVYPYRYTPKGGAFMLSGGRMFTGFDSVIVAVDTDAGLVGWGEHASAPAYLDSLHQGAIAALRHLAPAITGMDPRGVTLVNDTMNAALRGHGYAKQAIDIACWDLLGKAASLPLSVLLGGVQQEELSVLNFVKMDTPDAMRARCDEFYDAGHRQVQIKVGGNWREDVERITTVWESAQRFDTVIVDANTWWTPREARLVLKAVSDLDIHIEQPCNTMESNLSVRRATEFPFILDEALDSLDALERAHSLDGFDAAGLKMSRFGGLSGVKDARDMCVRWGKPVNIDDMSGGEIIAATTAHLAASTPAKYVVTTSLNTTYVNESIASGLFSAGGRAKAPAGPGLGLEIDEAALGTPITM
- a CDS encoding helix-turn-helix transcriptional regulator, producing MTNVEDINESGPSPTATSLSSGESETTIAFLLTLAEQLVTLFPSNSEVVIHDLQRLPATIVGVFGDVTSREIGDPPTDVLLQQLRQESSPDVLSGYETRLPDGRQVRSTTLIVRDSKGARLAALCLNVDMTAWYSVRSLVDSLFGAGRPTTGLVSVPATVPSARADLSAAAPVEVPVEPTPEAVSPITKAGEHFAQDVDSLATQLLDGAIADVGIPVELMKKEHKMQVVAALEGRGLFLLRDSVETVATYLECSRFTIYNYLRELQSNEHGKTTDRSVTPRG